The Lycium barbarum isolate Lr01 chromosome 10, ASM1917538v2, whole genome shotgun sequence genome includes a region encoding these proteins:
- the LOC132615532 gene encoding DNA-directed RNA polymerases II, IV and V subunit 6A-like, with protein MADEDYDMDGVYEDEPIEPEPDEVEEIEEENGNLEDVPDPLLGEGEENPEQEPVERPRKTSKYMTKYERARILGTRAVQISMNAPVMVELEGETDPLEIAMKELREKKIPFSIRRYLPGRSYEDWGVDELIVEDSWKRQVGGA; from the exons ATGGCAGATGAAGACTATGATATGGACGGAGT ATACGAGGATGAGCCCATAGAGCCCGAACCTGAT GAAGTAGAAGAGATAGAAGAAGAAAATGGCAACCTTGAGGACGTACCAGACCCCCTATTGGGGGAAGGTGAGGAAAATCCAGAGCAAGAGCCTGTGGAGCGACCTCGGAAAACATCCAAGTATATGACAAAATATGAACGTGCAAGAATCTTGGGTACTCGAGCAGTCCAGATCAG CATGAATGCTCCTGTGATGGTTGAGTTGGAGGGTGAAACTGATCCTCTTGAG ATTGCAATGAAAGAGCTTCGAGAAAAGAAGATACCCTTCTCAATTCGTCGATACCTGCCTGGCCGAAG TTATGAAGATTGGGGAGTCGATGAATTGATCGTTGAGGATTCATGGAAGAGACAAGTTGGAGGAGCTTGA
- the LOC132615699 gene encoding DNA-directed RNA polymerases II, IV and V subunit 6A-like, translating to MADEDYDMDGVYEDEPIEPEPDEVEEIEEENGNLEDVPDPLLGEGEENPEQEPVERPRKTSKYMTKYERARILGTRAVQISMNAPVMVELEGETDPLEIAMKELREKKIPFTIRRYLPGRSYEDWGVDELIVEDSWKRQVGGA from the exons ATGGCAGATGAAGACTATGATATGGACGGAGT ATACGAGGATGAGCCCATAGAGCCCGAACCTGAT GAAGTAGAAGAGATAGAAGAAGAAAATGGCAACCTTGAGGACGTACCAGACCCCCTATTGGGGGAAGGTGAGGAAAATCCAGAGCAAGAGCCTGTGGAGCGACCTCGGAAAACATCCAAGTATATGACAAAATATGAACGTGCAAGAATCTTGGGTACTCGAGCAGTCCAGATCAG CATGAATGCTCCTGTGATGGTTGAGTTGGAGGGTGAAACTGATCCTCTTGAG ATTGCAATGAAAGAGCTCCGAGAAAAGAAGATACCCTTCACAATTCGTCGATACCTGCCTGGCCGAAG TTATGAAGATTGGGGAGTCGATGAATTGATCGTTGAGGATTCATGGAAGAGACAAGTTGGAGGAGCTTGA